The genomic DNA CGGACCTGTACGCCTACGTCAGCGGCACGCCGACGGTGTTTATCGATCCGACGGGGATGGAGAAGTGGGACACCGACTGGGAAGGTGACCACGAACGCGCCAAGTGGATCACGCAGGACGGAGGTGCCTGGTTTGGAGGCAACGTCGAGAAGATCGACATCGGCGAGGTGAAGGGCGGCAAGCTGCATCTGAGGGATGAGTACGGTGGTGCTGTCATTCCGATCAAAGACGCGCGGCGAATCATCAACACGCACATGTACATGGGAGCGCTCGCGGGGACCAAGACGATAAACCATGCGATCAAGGAAGCCTTTGCTGGTCGAGGTGTTACGCGCGGCAACAGCATGCTTTCGGAGGGGATCAAGGGATTTGGAAAGGGCGCGGGCGACTACTTCAAGGTGTTGGGCGATCACGCGACACTCGGGTTGACGGGGCTGCATGAGGAAGCCATCGAAATCCAGGCCTCCTACGACGATCCGTGGTGTCAGGCCTCATTCGGCGCGGGGAAAGTCGGCGTCGAGCTTCTGCAGACGGCGTTAACGATGGGCGCCGGCAAAGCGCTGATGGCGACAGGTCGTGGTGTTCTGGCCGTAGCGCGGAACTCGCGCCACGTGGCCACGGCGGTCAATGCGTTGTCGAAGGTACCAGGGCTGGCCCGCGCGGGCCGTGCGGCGCTCACGGGTGCTCGGGCGCTTGGGGCCATGGCGCCGCTGGCCGGTAAGGCGGTTGCCGTCGGCTTTACCGGCTACAGCGGATTTGAAGCCGGACGCGCTTTTGCCGCTGGCGATCTCAATGCCGGTGTGCATAATCTGGGGCGCGTGGGTCTGACCATCGGCGTGACGCGGGCGCTGACGAGGTCAAGCACCTATAGAGGTGGCGAGTATCGGAGGCTTGGAGCAAATGAAGGGACAGTCGTACGTCATCACATGCCGACCGATTCTGCAAGTCCCCTCCCCACAGGCCGGGGTCCGGCGATTCAGATGGCTCCCTCGGATCACATGAGGACAGCGAGTTGGGGATCGTCTAGAAATGCGGTTGCATTCAGGGCGAGACACGCAGAGCTGATTCGGCAAGGGAGGTTCACGGAAGCGCAAAGGCTGGATATCGACGATGTCCGGTCGAGCTTCGGAAGCAGGTATGACGGTGCAATCCAAGAGATGCTAGACTACACCAGCGGCATGTATGGTGGAGGAGACTAAGCGTGATAGTACACCCATTGCGGGGAGTAGGCGCTCTGCGGTTTGGGATGACTCCGACCCAGGTTCGCAAAGTGTTAGGGGTACCCTACACCTCGTTCAGGAAGGGACCTTACGCGCAGTACCCGACCGATGCGTTCGATTCCCTCGGGATCCATGTTTACTACAAGCAGGTAGGGACTTGTGAGGCCGTCGAGTTTTCTCGAGCAGGAACCGTGATATGGCAGGCAGAGAGTCTACTTGAGAAAACTCCGGCGAATTTGTTCAGCCTGCTTGCACATGAGGATCCAGAGATTGACGAGAACCCAGACGGCTTCGCATCCCATAAGCTGGGAATAGCAGCGTACGTACCAGGTTACAAGAAGGATCCAAGAAAGGCCAGGGTGGAAGGAATTCTCGTATTTGAGGAAGGCTATTACGCCAACCAGTAAAGGTCTGTGAATAGACGCCAGGGTGGAGAGAGAAGGAGTTGGTGCAGCTTCTCGACGATGCAACCCCACGCAAGGTTGAGCTGTAAGTTGTCGAATCGGGGGACACCATACCTATTGCACGGTCGAATCGGGGGACACCATACCTATTGCACGGTGTTCAACAGCCGGGATAGGGTGGGTGCTGCGTTCTGCGAGATCGTTGGCTTGACCGACGGCACGGACGGGCGTACGATCTGCCCATGCCGAGGTTGGCGCGCATAGTGGCTCCGGGGTTTCCGCATCACGTCACGCAGCGTGGCAACCGCCGCTTGCGCACGTTCTTCTCCGACGAGGATCACGAGGCCTACCTGAGCCTGATTCGCGAGTGGTGCGACCGTTGCGGCGTCGA from Verrucomicrobiota bacterium includes the following:
- a CDS encoding transposase, with translation MPRLARIVAPGFPHHVTQRGNRRLRTFFSDEDHEAYLSLIREWCDRCGVEVWAYCLMPNHVHLIAVPESDDGLRRAIGEAHRRYT